One Bacteroidota bacterium DNA segment encodes these proteins:
- a CDS encoding NADH-quinone oxidoreductase subunit N, whose amino-acid sequence MPFQVSARDFYGVMPLLILAGTGLVVLMWDAFEKVPSRIPLFLTLLGAVAAGAAGIVNMDNTGHIFNGMILNNGWANYYSVLFSVGVIMASLLAERYLRDEEILVGEFSALVLFSACGMIMLASGNDLIVTFLGLETMSIAFYVLAGLFRRRRESNEAALKYFLLGAFSTGFFLYGIALIYGTFATTNLDAITAALSIPTTANSALSSPMFWMGVGMLLVGFCFKIAAFPFHQWAPDVYDGSPTVVAGFFSTAGKAGAFAALVLIINIAMGPLANDPAAYHKMQMVLGILALASMFYGNITALAQTNIKRMLAYSSIAHAGYMLLGVAAMSRQGATAVTIYLTVYTFMQMGAFGVVGLLEREGGKGLDLNDYAGLGRRRPWVAFVMSIMMLSLTGIPPFGGFFGKYYVFTAAIGSGLTLFAILGMVATLISVFFYLRIMVVMYFRDAEAIAHDEVEQGIVVGSGGALSVSGVGTITAWVALAIATVGISILGLLPSILTNLSQSFYAR is encoded by the coding sequence ATGCCATTTCAAGTTAGCGCTCGAGATTTTTATGGCGTCATGCCGCTCCTGATCCTTGCGGGGACAGGATTGGTTGTGCTCATGTGGGACGCATTCGAGAAAGTCCCGTCCAGAATTCCGCTCTTCCTCACGCTGTTGGGCGCGGTGGCAGCGGGTGCCGCAGGTATTGTCAACATGGATAATACTGGCCACATTTTCAACGGCATGATTCTTAATAACGGCTGGGCGAATTATTACTCAGTGCTGTTTTCGGTCGGAGTCATCATGGCGAGTCTGCTGGCCGAACGGTATCTTCGGGATGAAGAGATTTTGGTTGGCGAGTTCAGCGCACTGGTCCTTTTCTCCGCTTGCGGCATGATTATGCTCGCCTCGGGTAACGATCTCATCGTGACGTTCCTCGGTCTGGAGACAATGTCCATTGCGTTCTATGTGCTCGCGGGTTTGTTCCGCCGCCGTCGAGAGTCGAACGAAGCTGCACTCAAGTACTTTCTGCTCGGCGCGTTTTCGACCGGATTCTTCCTCTATGGTATCGCTCTGATATACGGCACGTTCGCCACGACGAACCTGGATGCGATCACCGCTGCGCTGTCCATTCCTACCACAGCGAATAGTGCGCTGAGCAGCCCGATGTTCTGGATGGGTGTTGGCATGTTGCTCGTTGGATTCTGCTTCAAGATTGCAGCATTCCCCTTCCATCAATGGGCGCCGGATGTGTATGATGGCTCCCCGACCGTTGTCGCGGGCTTCTTCTCGACCGCAGGCAAAGCCGGTGCATTTGCTGCGCTGGTGCTCATCATCAACATCGCGATGGGACCGTTGGCGAACGACCCCGCGGCGTACCACAAAATGCAGATGGTGCTTGGTATCCTGGCGCTCGCATCGATGTTCTATGGCAACATCACAGCGCTCGCACAGACCAACATCAAGCGTATGCTCGCTTATTCGAGCATCGCGCATGCGGGTTATATGCTGCTTGGCGTCGCCGCGATGTCGCGACAAGGAGCAACCGCCGTAACAATCTATCTCACGGTCTATACCTTTATGCAGATGGGCGCGTTCGGGGTTGTTGGACTGCTCGAGCGAGAAGGTGGCAAGGGGCTCGACCTAAACGACTATGCCGGACTTGGCCGCCGACGTCCCTGGGTCGCATTTGTTATGTCCATCATGATGCTATCGCTCACTGGGATTCCGCCGTTCGGTGGCTTCTTCGGAAAGTACTATGTCTTTACGGCCGCGATTGGCAGCGGATTGACACTGTTTGCGATACTCGGTATGGTCGCCACGCTCATTTCTGTATTCTTCTATCTGCGGATTATGGTCGTAATGTACTTCCGTGATGCGGAAGCCATCGCCCACGATGAAGTGGAGCAGGGAATCGTAGTTGGCAGCGGCGGCGCTCTTTCCGTCAGCGGGGTAGGCACGATCACCGCATGGGTCGCTTTGGCCATCGCAACGGTTGGCATCTCGATCCTCGGCCTCCTCCCCTCAATCCTGACAAACCTCTCGCAGAGCTTTTACGCACGGTAA
- a CDS encoding NADH-quinone oxidoreductase subunit M — MLSLLIFFPLIGALAALAARKAETAKWVALITSVIAFGISLFVYSNFNPAVAGYQLTEQLPWVFTPGLAFTYFVGIDGMSMFLILLTTFLTIITLIGTWNSVTKNVPAFMALMMVLEVGMIGVFCSLDLFLFYVFWEVILIPMYFIIGVWGGKRRIYAAVKFFIYTMAGSLIMLVAIIWLGIEAGRVTGHFTTDLTKLYAVSRQLPIDVQHYLFLAFALSFAIKVPIFPLHTWLPDAHTEAPTAGSVILAGVLLKMGTYGLIRFCLGLFPQASFDYSTLFCVLGVIGIIYGALVSMVQTDVKRLIAYSSVAHMGFIVLGIFSMTREGLQGALVQMINHGLSTGMLFLMFGMIYDRRHTREISEYGGLAKTIPLFATFFGIAVMSSVGLPGLNGFIGEYLTMMGAYYSPVLNTWSYAVWSASGVILAAVYLLWMYQRFVFGLPKGASPAGHGHAHAVESHHDGHATPDLSWRELVAVVPMVAFMLWIGIQPMNFMQMSEKTMYKMSDDLLKLKEGSVVTVTYTTPAEAIAQKVK, encoded by the coding sequence ATGCTATCACTCTTAATATTTTTCCCGCTCATCGGCGCTTTGGCTGCGCTGGCGGCGCGGAAGGCGGAAACTGCGAAGTGGGTCGCGCTCATTACGAGCGTGATCGCATTCGGGATTTCGCTTTTTGTCTATTCGAATTTCAATCCTGCCGTTGCCGGGTATCAACTGACAGAGCAGTTGCCGTGGGTCTTCACGCCAGGTCTTGCGTTCACGTATTTCGTCGGCATCGACGGCATGTCGATGTTTCTCATCCTGCTAACGACGTTCCTCACGATCATCACGCTGATCGGTACATGGAATTCCGTGACGAAGAATGTGCCTGCTTTTATGGCACTTATGATGGTGCTGGAAGTCGGTATGATCGGCGTATTTTGCTCGCTCGATCTCTTCCTCTTCTATGTGTTCTGGGAAGTGATCCTGATCCCAATGTACTTCATTATCGGTGTCTGGGGCGGGAAGCGAAGAATCTATGCGGCAGTCAAGTTCTTTATTTATACGATGGCGGGCTCGCTCATCATGCTCGTCGCAATTATCTGGCTTGGTATCGAAGCTGGCCGCGTGACTGGGCACTTCACGACCGATCTTACGAAGCTTTACGCCGTCTCCCGTCAATTGCCGATCGACGTACAGCATTATCTTTTCCTTGCATTTGCCCTGAGTTTCGCAATCAAGGTACCGATCTTCCCGCTCCATACGTGGTTGCCGGATGCGCATACCGAAGCGCCGACTGCTGGCTCGGTCATCCTGGCAGGAGTCCTGCTTAAAATGGGCACCTATGGACTCATCCGCTTCTGCCTGGGCCTTTTTCCGCAAGCGAGCTTCGATTATTCCACCCTGTTTTGCGTGCTTGGCGTGATCGGCATTATCTATGGTGCCCTCGTCTCGATGGTGCAGACAGACGTGAAGCGACTTATCGCATATTCATCGGTCGCCCACATGGGCTTTATCGTGCTAGGCATCTTTTCGATGACGCGCGAGGGCTTGCAAGGTGCACTCGTGCAGATGATCAATCACGGCCTTTCGACTGGTATGCTCTTCCTGATGTTTGGCATGATTTACGATCGTCGGCATACACGTGAGATTTCAGAATATGGCGGACTTGCGAAGACCATCCCACTGTTTGCGACGTTCTTTGGCATTGCCGTGATGTCGAGTGTCGGCTTGCCGGGACTCAACGGCTTCATCGGTGAGTATCTTACGATGATGGGCGCATATTATTCGCCGGTACTGAATACGTGGTCATACGCAGTCTGGAGTGCCTCAGGCGTGATCCTGGCCGCCGTTTACCTGCTCTGGATGTATCAGCGATTCGTCTTCGGTCTGCCGAAGGGTGCTTCACCGGCCGGTCATGGACACGCCCATGCCGTTGAGAGTCACCATGATGGCCATGCAACACCCGATCTTTCCTGGCGCGAACTCGTCGCGGTCGTGCCGATGGTGGCGTTTATGCTGTGGATCGGCATCCAGCCAATGAACTTCATGCAGATGAGCGAAAAGACGATGTACAAGATGTCGGACGATTTGCTGAAGCTGAAGGAAGGGTCTGTCGTAACCGTGACATACACAACACCGGCAGAGGCCATTGCGCAGAAAGTGAAATAA
- the nuoL gene encoding NADH-quinone oxidoreductase subunit L, with translation MSDFIPIIVLAPIAALLINLFFGSRMRGEMAGWIATGAVAISFFVTLGLFSNMLGWPPEQRTIHFHWLDWIHVGRVNVDISYLIDQLSIIFMLVITGVGSLIHLYSISYMKGDRGYWRFFVYLNLFIVMMLQLVMADNYLLTFVGWEGVGLCSYLLIGFWYDEKKNNDAAKKAFIVNRIGDFGFLVAMGAMLWQFKSLNYLDILGSGGNVVDGVHHIGMATTLAVGAPIATIITLMLFLGCTGKSAQIPLYVWLPDAMAGPTPVSALIHAATMVTSGIFLVARSNILFALSPTTLSVVAGIGAATAIFAAMIGIFQNDIKKVLAYSTVSQLGYMFLALGVGAFTAGVFHVVTHAFFKACLFLGSGAVIHAMHHEQDMQKMGGLGKYLPITFWTFLIATLAIAGIPPFAGFFSKDEILWQAFSRGSVVLWLIGALAALMTAFYMFRVIYLTFYGTERFDTDHHEPHEVDWRMWLPLVVLAALSIGAGFLGMPSVFGAGNWFEKWLEPVVSRGEEISKVAGAAEGAGLEWALMAVSVGIAVAGILLAARFYKRRLTLAKDEAQLGAAYQLMHNKFYVDELYDKTVIQPIYNVSNGFLYKIVDVRVIDGIINGLAHITEIGSGMIRRIQTGIVQNYAVLIVVGLFVLVGYLVMF, from the coding sequence GTGAGCGATTTTATTCCGATCATCGTACTGGCGCCCATTGCGGCGCTCCTCATCAATCTCTTCTTCGGTTCGCGGATGCGGGGCGAAATGGCTGGCTGGATCGCGACAGGCGCGGTTGCCATCAGCTTTTTCGTGACGCTCGGCCTTTTTTCGAATATGCTCGGCTGGCCCCCCGAGCAGCGCACCATTCACTTCCATTGGCTCGACTGGATCCACGTCGGTCGCGTCAATGTCGATATCTCCTATTTGATCGATCAGCTTTCGATTATCTTTATGCTGGTCATCACTGGCGTCGGCTCGCTCATCCATCTGTATAGCATCAGCTACATGAAGGGCGACCGAGGCTACTGGCGCTTCTTCGTGTATCTCAATCTCTTTATTGTCATGATGCTGCAACTCGTCATGGCCGATAACTACCTTCTGACATTCGTGGGTTGGGAAGGCGTCGGACTGTGCAGCTATCTGCTGATCGGGTTCTGGTACGACGAGAAGAAAAATAACGATGCGGCGAAAAAAGCATTTATCGTCAACCGCATCGGTGATTTCGGATTCCTCGTGGCAATGGGCGCAATGCTCTGGCAGTTCAAATCACTGAATTACCTAGACATTCTCGGTTCGGGCGGCAACGTCGTCGATGGAGTCCATCATATCGGGATGGCGACCACGCTTGCCGTTGGTGCACCGATTGCGACGATCATCACGCTGATGCTCTTCCTGGGCTGCACGGGTAAGAGTGCTCAAATTCCATTGTATGTCTGGCTTCCGGATGCGATGGCTGGTCCGACGCCCGTCAGTGCGCTCATCCATGCCGCCACGATGGTCACGAGCGGTATCTTCCTGGTCGCACGCTCGAACATTCTTTTCGCGCTCTCACCGACGACACTCAGCGTCGTTGCTGGGATTGGCGCCGCCACTGCAATTTTCGCCGCGATGATCGGTATCTTCCAGAACGATATTAAGAAGGTGCTGGCCTATTCGACCGTTTCCCAGCTCGGATATATGTTCCTGGCGTTGGGCGTCGGAGCCTTCACCGCAGGCGTCTTTCACGTCGTGACCCACGCCTTCTTCAAAGCCTGTCTCTTTCTTGGTTCTGGCGCAGTCATCCATGCGATGCACCACGAGCAGGACATGCAAAAGATGGGCGGACTCGGAAAATATTTGCCGATCACGTTCTGGACATTCCTGATTGCCACCCTTGCCATTGCTGGAATTCCGCCGTTCGCAGGATTTTTCTCGAAGGATGAAATTCTCTGGCAGGCCTTCAGCCGTGGTTCTGTTGTTCTGTGGCTCATCGGTGCGCTTGCTGCCCTCATGACGGCATTCTACATGTTTCGGGTGATCTATCTGACTTTCTATGGTACGGAGAGATTCGACACCGATCACCATGAACCGCATGAAGTCGATTGGCGCATGTGGCTGCCACTCGTCGTTCTTGCCGCACTCTCGATCGGTGCCGGATTCCTTGGGATGCCTTCTGTTTTTGGAGCGGGGAATTGGTTCGAGAAATGGCTCGAGCCGGTCGTTTCACGAGGAGAGGAAATTTCGAAGGTAGCGGGAGCCGCCGAAGGCGCCGGACTCGAGTGGGCCTTAATGGCGGTCTCGGTTGGAATTGCCGTTGCCGGTATCCTGCTTGCCGCTCGGTTCTACAAGCGCCGCCTGACGCTCGCTAAGGATGAGGCTCAACTTGGTGCCGCATACCAGTTAATGCACAATAAGTTTTATGTCGATGAGCTGTACGACAAGACCGTCATCCAGCCTATCTACAACGTCAGCAACGGCTTCCTCTATAAGATCGTGGACGTGCGTGTCATCGATGGTATCATCAATGGCCTCGCGCATATCACAGAGATTGGCTCTGGCATGATCCGGCGCATCCAGACCGGCATTGTGCAGAACTACGCAGTGCTGATCGTAGTCGGACTGTTTGTGCTCGTAGGATATTTGGTGATGTTTTAA
- the nuoK gene encoding NADH-quinone oxidoreductase subunit NuoK — MAPLSHYLAVSAILFVIGTAGVLFRRNAIIIFMCVELMLNAVNLTLIAFSQFFGDQTGQILVFFVMTVAAAEAAVGLAIVIALFRNKQTVDVAKVNILKW; from the coding sequence ATGGCACCACTCAGTCACTATCTTGCGGTATCGGCAATCCTGTTTGTAATCGGGACGGCCGGGGTTCTCTTCCGCCGCAATGCGATCATCATTTTCATGTGCGTCGAGCTAATGCTGAACGCCGTGAACCTGACGCTCATCGCGTTCTCACAATTTTTTGGCGATCAGACCGGCCAGATCCTCGTCTTCTTTGTCATGACCGTTGCCGCGGCCGAAGCCGCTGTCGGACTCGCGATCGTAATCGCATTGTTCCGTAACAAGCAGACAGTCGACGTGGCGAAGGTGAATATTCTCAAGTGGTAA
- a CDS encoding NADH-quinone oxidoreductase subunit J, giving the protein MMLSAVAFYVLSAGAIICALLTITRKSAVVSALMLVLTFCFLAAIYLTLSAQFLAVVQVAVYAGAIMVLVLFVIMLLNLESEEIQLGRNWKGMVSILAALGVLAQILGMIFLTGDRLPKTISPNAAMLGTTEAIGRTLYTGYSFPFEMASLILISAAVGAIILAKKRLT; this is encoded by the coding sequence ATGATGCTTTCTGCAGTTGCATTTTACGTACTGAGTGCTGGCGCGATCATCTGTGCGCTGCTCACGATCACGCGGAAATCCGCCGTCGTGAGTGCACTTATGCTCGTTCTGACGTTCTGCTTTCTGGCAGCGATCTACCTGACACTCAGCGCACAATTCCTTGCTGTCGTACAAGTTGCGGTGTATGCTGGCGCAATCATGGTGCTGGTATTGTTCGTGATCATGTTACTGAATTTGGAGAGTGAGGAAATTCAGCTCGGGCGAAATTGGAAAGGGATGGTGAGCATCCTGGCGGCGCTTGGGGTGCTGGCGCAGATACTAGGAATGATCTTCCTTACTGGGGACCGTCTGCCGAAAACCATCAGTCCAAATGCCGCGATGCTCGGGACGACCGAGGCTATAGGCAGGACGCTCTATACCGGATATTCATTCCCATTCGAAATGGCATCGCTGATTCTCATTTCGGCGGCAGTCGGAGCGATTATCTTAGCCAAGAAGAGGCTTACGTAA
- a CDS encoding outer membrane beta-barrel protein, with protein sequence MIRNFLIRSFAGALFIMVSFAGMVHSQTGASGDTGRAQISGTVFGLGANFSATSGIGVSLRLHLPDRISGMVTGYGFKTSDEVMYNFGFELQYDVVVKERLRFYALGGVSHFYDEFRNGPPPTTNTYSDPDRFGGGFGVEVYLTGLDICVAAEIALTSFQPSGDLIPYPSANVHYYFR encoded by the coding sequence ATGATTCGCAATTTCTTGATCCGCTCGTTCGCTGGTGCTCTGTTCATCATGGTGTCATTCGCCGGAATGGTACACTCGCAAACTGGCGCGAGTGGTGATACCGGCCGTGCCCAAATCTCGGGTACCGTCTTTGGTCTCGGTGCGAATTTTAGTGCCACGAGTGGAATAGGTGTTTCGCTTCGTCTTCACCTCCCGGATCGGATCAGCGGTATGGTCACGGGATATGGGTTCAAGACGTCGGACGAAGTGATGTACAATTTCGGCTTTGAGCTACAATATGATGTCGTTGTAAAGGAACGGCTGCGGTTTTACGCGCTCGGCGGGGTCAGCCATTTTTATGATGAATTCCGCAATGGTCCACCACCAACAACGAATACCTACTCTGATCCGGACCGCTTCGGAGGTGGCTTCGGTGTTGAAGTTTATTTGACAGGACTCGATATTTGCGTCGCCGCTGAGATAGCGTTAACCTCCTTCCAGCCGTCTGGCGACCTCATCCCGTATCCCTCCGCGAATGTCCATTATTACTTCAGATAA
- the asnS gene encoding asparagine--tRNA ligase, which produces MQREYVQDLSKLVGQEVTLRGWLYGKRSSGKIQFLILRDGTGLCQCVVMKNAVDAATYAACDALVQESAFAVTGKVQEAKGKAPGDVELFVSKVEQLSPAGEYPITPKEHGVEYLMEHRHLWLRSSRPWATMKVRDTLIRSIRDFFGQRDFVCFDSPILTPNAAEGTSTLFETKYFEEGMAYLSQSGQLYGEAGAMAFGKVYVFGPTFRAERSKTKRHLNEFWMVEPEVAFMDLEGDMLLAEEFVHSIVGRVLEERQSELAILDDGTGRLVERCQRVMKPFERMHYDEAAKILDKYWDEKLASGDPLPPTFKRFEYGDDFGAYDEVALTSLYDAPVIVHHYPAAVKAFYMKRDPNEPDKALAMDVLFPEFGEIIGGSQREDDVNLLLERIEEHKLPQAAFEWYLDLRRYGSVPHAGFGLGLERLVMWICDLDHIREAIPFPRTLTRIWP; this is translated from the coding sequence ATGCAGCGCGAATACGTTCAAGATTTAAGTAAACTCGTCGGCCAGGAAGTCACCTTACGTGGGTGGCTTTACGGGAAGCGGTCGAGTGGCAAAATCCAATTTCTCATCCTGCGCGATGGCACGGGCCTCTGCCAGTGCGTTGTGATGAAGAATGCAGTCGATGCTGCAACCTACGCGGCCTGTGACGCACTTGTGCAGGAGTCCGCATTTGCTGTCACCGGCAAGGTTCAGGAGGCTAAGGGCAAGGCCCCCGGAGATGTCGAACTGTTTGTCTCGAAGGTCGAGCAACTCTCGCCTGCGGGGGAGTACCCCATCACGCCGAAAGAGCACGGCGTCGAATACCTGATGGAGCACCGGCATCTTTGGCTTCGCTCTTCGCGCCCCTGGGCGACGATGAAAGTTCGAGACACGCTCATTCGCTCGATCCGCGATTTCTTCGGACAGCGTGATTTTGTATGCTTTGACTCGCCGATCCTAACACCAAACGCCGCCGAGGGCACCAGCACGCTCTTCGAGACAAAGTATTTCGAGGAAGGCATGGCGTACCTATCGCAGTCGGGCCAGCTATATGGCGAGGCTGGTGCGATGGCATTCGGCAAAGTCTATGTATTCGGTCCGACATTCCGCGCCGAGCGATCCAAGACCAAACGTCATCTGAACGAATTCTGGATGGTCGAGCCCGAAGTCGCCTTCATGGACCTGGAGGGTGACATGCTGCTCGCCGAGGAATTCGTACACTCCATCGTTGGCCGGGTGTTGGAAGAACGTCAGAGCGAGCTTGCGATTCTCGATGACGGCACTGGACGGCTTGTCGAGCGCTGCCAGCGAGTGATGAAGCCCTTCGAGCGCATGCACTACGACGAGGCCGCGAAGATACTCGACAAGTATTGGGACGAAAAGCTCGCTTCAGGGGACCCACTGCCGCCGACCTTCAAGCGATTTGAATATGGTGATGATTTCGGTGCTTACGATGAAGTGGCACTGACCTCACTCTACGATGCGCCGGTGATCGTCCACCACTATCCTGCCGCCGTCAAAGCATTTTACATGAAGCGCGACCCGAACGAACCGGATAAGGCGCTCGCGATGGACGTGCTTTTTCCGGAGTTCGGCGAGATCATTGGCGGCTCCCAGCGCGAGGACGATGTCAATCTGCTTCTCGAGCGGATTGAAGAACACAAGCTCCCGCAAGCCGCCTTCGAGTGGTATCTCGATTTGAGACGCTATGGCTCGGTTCCGCATGCCGGTTTCGGCCTTGGACTTGAACGCTTAGTCATGTGGATTTGCGATCTCGATCATATTCGAGAGGCGATTCCATTCCCGCGGACACTGACCCGTATCTGGCCATAA
- a CDS encoding alpha/beta fold hydrolase has protein sequence MKRLPILLLLLACSGCLSLDANLLDPGDKITSYQMQNYTGRVDFHLDSSYALPADMIHVFTIPSQGNGESSPTTIYAAYLGDTSRIATDTVIVYSHGYGHHMDFYYPRAQLLANIGGKNHYGVMMMDYRSFGLSSGTPTEEGLYADDDAAIQWLKSRGLTGDRLILYGFSLGGAPATYLAAHPRALAAKKIILEAPFASTASLTADATGLDMPSSFVTNLKFDNAEQIKSVQQPLCWIHGMSDMFINIATNGEVVYANYHGPYKEAHRIPGADHGTIPQTWGFENYADTVLKFIRH, from the coding sequence ATGAAACGACTTCCAATTCTGCTACTCCTCCTTGCATGCTCGGGCTGCCTGAGTCTCGATGCCAATCTGCTCGACCCGGGTGACAAGATCACGTCCTATCAAATGCAGAACTACACCGGGCGAGTCGATTTCCATTTGGATTCGAGCTATGCACTGCCTGCTGACATGATTCATGTCTTCACGATTCCGAGTCAGGGCAATGGCGAGTCCTCACCAACGACGATTTACGCCGCCTATCTCGGCGATACGTCACGCATCGCAACCGATACCGTGATTGTCTATTCGCATGGCTACGGTCACCACATGGATTTTTACTATCCGCGGGCGCAATTGCTTGCGAATATTGGTGGCAAGAATCACTACGGGGTGATGATGATGGACTACCGAAGCTTCGGACTTTCCTCGGGCACTCCGACCGAAGAAGGACTTTACGCGGACGACGATGCCGCCATTCAATGGCTGAAATCTCGCGGCTTGACCGGCGATCGACTGATTCTCTACGGATTCAGTCTCGGCGGTGCCCCTGCTACGTATCTCGCCGCACACCCCCGCGCACTCGCTGCAAAAAAGATAATTCTTGAAGCGCCATTCGCTTCCACCGCCTCCCTCACGGCCGATGCGACAGGTCTTGACATGCCGTCATCGTTCGTTACCAATCTCAAGTTCGATAATGCCGAGCAGATCAAGTCTGTCCAGCAGCCTCTTTGCTGGATTCATGGCATGAGCGACATGTTCATCAACATCGCGACGAACGGCGAGGTCGTGTACGCGAACTACCACGGTCCTTACAAGGAAGCGCACCGCATTCCTGGCGCCGACCACGGTACCATCCCGCAGACGTGGGGATTTGAGAATTATGCTGATACGGTACTGAAGTTTATTCGGCATTGA
- a CDS encoding enoyl-ACP reductase: MSQKSYGLLEGKKGIVFGPLDETSLGWQIALSAHREGAKLAISNVAVALRVGSPARLAKLLGDAPLISCDVSNSEEISTCFEEAKAKLGQLDFIVHSVGMSHNIRKGLAYESSKYDWFLKTLDVSGLSLHRLIHGALEHDALADGASVIGLSYIAAQRAFTTYSDMADAKALLESVMRSFGARLGPKRIRVNTVSQGPTWTRAGNGIDDFDKMYEYADLLSPLGNPTAQDCGDYVVTLLSDLSRMVTMQNLFHDGGFASMGMITPLLHLIDTAAKSDENLRNAGFSEEMIHRIRNPRK; encoded by the coding sequence ATGTCGCAAAAATCATACGGATTATTAGAAGGTAAGAAAGGAATTGTCTTCGGACCGCTGGACGAGACGAGTCTGGGCTGGCAGATCGCGCTCTCGGCACACCGGGAAGGTGCGAAGCTGGCGATTAGTAATGTTGCGGTTGCACTTCGCGTAGGTTCGCCCGCTCGGCTTGCGAAGCTGCTCGGTGACGCTCCGCTGATTTCTTGTGACGTTTCAAACAGCGAAGAAATCTCAACTTGCTTTGAAGAGGCCAAGGCAAAACTCGGCCAGCTCGATTTTATCGTCCACTCGGTCGGCATGTCGCATAACATCCGCAAGGGACTCGCTTACGAGAGCTCGAAGTACGACTGGTTCCTCAAGACGCTCGATGTCAGTGGCCTTTCGTTACATCGTCTGATTCACGGCGCGCTTGAGCATGACGCGCTCGCGGATGGTGCCAGCGTCATTGGCCTGAGCTACATTGCAGCTCAACGCGCGTTTACGACGTATTCCGACATGGCTGACGCGAAGGCGTTGCTCGAGTCCGTCATGCGCAGTTTTGGCGCGAGGCTCGGACCAAAACGCATTCGTGTCAACACGGTTAGCCAAGGTCCGACCTGGACTCGGGCCGGCAACGGTATCGACGATTTCGACAAAATGTATGAGTACGCCGATCTGCTATCGCCGCTCGGCAACCCGACCGCCCAGGACTGCGGCGATTACGTCGTCACGCTGCTTAGCGATCTGAGCCGTATGGTCACGATGCAGAATCTTTTCCACGACGGCGGCTTTGCCAGCATGGGCATGATAACGCCGCTCCTGCACCTCATTGATACTGCGGCGAAATCCGATGAGAACTTGCGCAACGCCGGGTTTTCCGAAGAGATGATCCATCGTATTCGAAATCCGAGGAAGTAA